The genomic window CGCTCGTCCTCGCGCGCGGGCGCTGGGGTTTCAACTCCGCGGTCGTCGTGCGTGCCGTGTCCGATCGAGTACTTCCCGGGAGCGAATCATGACCATGACCATCACCGAACTACGCCGGATTCTCGTGGAATGCGCAGGCGGCGAGGATCTCGCCGAGCTCGGCGGCGATATCGCCGCCGTGGAATTCGAGGAACTGGGCTACGACTCGCTCGCGCTCATCGAGACCGCGGCGCGGATCCAGCGCGACTTCGGCGTGACGATCCCGGAAGAGCAGCTCGTCGAGGTCAAGACGCCACAGGAGCTGGTCGACATCGTGAACGCCCAACTACAG from Nocardia bhagyanarayanae includes these protein-coding regions:
- a CDS encoding acyl carrier protein, whose product is MTMTITELRRILVECAGGEDLAELGGDIAAVEFEELGYDSLALIETAARIQRDFGVTIPEEQLVEVKTPQELVDIVNAQLQDVA